A part of Aegilops tauschii subsp. strangulata cultivar AL8/78 chromosome 2, Aet v6.0, whole genome shotgun sequence genomic DNA contains:
- the LOC109784954 gene encoding BTB/POZ and MATH domain-containing protein 2-like, whose translation MAMAGMSAQWCDSGDFPSGVEEREHVSSAGSTVPVQPTLNGRLLQPCPRTDLFLSTDGYQNKFADVIKDDALTLECTITVLKELPMQTFPVKQIPMPVVPSSNLHEHFGELLLSEKGVDVTFLVSDESFVAHKAVLAARSPVFMAQFYGQMMEKRSHRVEVKDMEAAVFKTLLRFIYTDTAPDFGQQQKEQATTMAQHLLAAADRYGLDRLKLICAGRLAGRIDVSTVATTLALAEQHNCSGLKSRCVKFIVKIPAVLDAVLETEGYKHLEASCSSVLDSGIFLKY comes from the exons ATGGCCATGGCGGGCATGTCAGCACAATGGTGTGACAGTGGCGACTTTCCTAGTGGAGTTGAGGAGAG AGAGCATGTGAGCTCGGCTGGTTCTACTGTCCCGGTCCAG CCAACGTTGAATGGCCGGCTCCTGCAACCATGTCCGCGGACTGATCTCTTCCTATCCACGGACGGATACCAAAACAAATTTGCGG ATGTGATCAAGGATGATGCCCTGACTCTGGAGTGCACCATCACCGTCCTCAAGGAATTACCAATGCAAACATTCCCCGTCAAACAAATCCCAATGCCTGTCGTGCCATCTTCCAACTTGCACGAGCACTTCGGCGAGCTCCTGCTGAGCGAGAAGGGCGTGGACGTCACATTCCTCGTGTCCGACGAGTCTTTTGTGGCGCACAAAGCCGTACTCGCCGCGAGGTCCCCTGTGTTCATGGCCCAGTTCTACGGGCAAATGATGGAGAAGAGGTCACATCGTGTCGAAGTTAAAGACATGGAGGCGGCAGTGTTCAAGACGCTTCTCCGATTCATCTACACCGACACGGCGCCGGACTTCGGCCAGCAGCAGAAGGAGCAGGCGACGACGATGGCACAGCATCTGCTGGCAGCCGCCGATAGGTACGGTCTGGACAGGCTCAAGCTGATCTGCGCGGGTAGGCTCGCCGGCAGGATCGACGTCAGCACGGTTGCGACGACATTGGCATTAGCCGAGCAGCACAACTGCTCAGGGCTCAAGTCTAGGTGCGTCAAGTTCATCGTCAAGATCCCTGCTGTTCTTGACGCTGTGCTGGAGACGGAAGGGTATAAACACCTGGAAGCGAGTTGTTCTTCTGTGCTTGATTCGGGTATTTTCttaaaatattaa